A genomic region of Homo sapiens chromosome 4, GRCh38.p14 Primary Assembly contains the following coding sequences:
- the NDNF gene encoding protein NDNF isoform X1 — protein MVLLHWCLLWLLFPLSSRTQKLPTRDEELFQMQIRDKAFFHDSSVIPDGAEISSYLFRDTPKRYFFVVEEDNTPLSVTVTPCDAPLEWKLSLQELPEDRSGEGSGDLEPLEQQKQQIINEEGTELFSYKGNDVEYFISSSSPSGLYQLDLLSTEKDTHFKVYATTTPESDQPYPELPYDPRVDVTSLGRTTVTLAWKPSPTASLLKQPIQYCVVINKEHNFKSLCAVEAKLSADDAFMMAPKPGLDFSPFDFAHFGFPSDNSGKERSFQAKPSPKLGRHVYSRPKVDIQKICIGNKNIFTVSDLKPDTQYYFDVFVVNINSNMSTAYVGTFARTKEEAKQKTVELKDGKITDVFVKRKGAKFLRFAPVSSHQKVTFFIHSCLDAVQIQVRRDGKLLLSQNVEGIQQFQLRGKPKAKYLVRLKGNKKGASMLKILATTRPTKQSFPSLPEDTRIKAFDKLRTCSSATVAWLGTQERNKFCIYKKEVDDNYNEDQKKREQNQCLGPDIRKKSEKVLCKYFHSQNLQKAVTTETIKGLQPGKSYLLDVYVIGHGGHSVKYQSKVVKTRKFC, from the exons ATGGTGCTGCTCCACTGGTGCCTGCTGTGGCTCCTGTTTCCACTCAGCTCAAGGACCCAGAAGTTACCCACCCGGGATGAGGAACTTTTTCAGATGCAGATCCGGGACAAGGCATTTTTTCATGATTCGTCAGTAATTCCAGATGGAGCTGAAATTAGCAGTTATCTCTTTAGAGATACACCTAAGAG GTATTTCTTTGTGGTTGAAGAAGACAATACTCCATTATCAGTCACAGTGACGCCCTGTGATGCGCCTTTGGAGTGGAAGCTGAGCCTCCAGGAGCTGCCAGAGGACAGGAGCGGGGAAGGCTCAG GTGATCTGGAACCTCTtgagcagcagaagcagcagatCATTAATGAGGAAGGCACTGAGTTATTCTCCTACAAAGgcaatgatgttgagtattttatATCGTCTAGTTCCCCATCCGGTTTATATCAGTTGGATCTTCTTTCAACAGAGAAAGACACACATTTCAAAGTATATGCCACCACAACTCCAGAATCTGATCAGCCATACCCTGAGTTACCCTATGACCCAAGAGTAGATGTGACCTCACTGGGGCGCACCACGGTCACTTTGGCCTGGAAACCAAGCCCCACTGCCTCTTTGCTGAAACAACCCATTCAGTACTGTGTGGTCATCAACAAAGAGCACAATTTCAAAAGTCTCTGTGCAGTGGAAGCAAAACTGAGTGCAGATGATGCTTTTATGATGGCACCGAAACCTGGTCTGGACTTCAGCCCCTTTGACTTTGCCCACTTTGGATTTCCTTCTGATAATTCAGGTAAAGAACGCAGTTTCCAGGCAAAGCCTTCTCCAAAACTGGGGCGTCATGTCTACTCCAGGCCCAAGGTTGATATTCAGAAAATCTGCATAGGAAACAAGAACATCTTCACCGTCTCTGATCTGAAACCCGACACGCAGTACTACTTTGATGTATTTGTGGTCAACATCAACAGCAACATGAGCACCGCTTATGTAGGTACCTTTGCCAGGACCAAGGAAGAAGCCAAACAGAAGACAGTCGAGCTAAAAGATGGGAAGATAACAGATGTATTTGTTAAAAGGAAGGGAGCAAAGTTTCTACGGTTTGCTCCAGTCTCTTCTCACCAAAAAGTCACCTTCTTTATTCACTCTTGTCTGGATGCTGTCCAAATCCAAGTGAGAAGAGATGGGAAACTTCTTCTGTCTCAGAATGTGGAAGGCATTCAGCAGTTTCAGCTTAGAGGAAAACCTAAAGCTAAATACCTCGTTCGActgaaaggaaacaagaaaggagCATCTATGTTGAAAATTCTAGCTACCACAAGGCCTACTAAGCAGTCATTTCCCTCTCTTCCTGAAGACACAAGAATCAAAGCCTTTGACAAGCTCCGTACCTGTTCCTCAGCCACCGTGGCTTGGCTAGGCACTCAGGAAAGGAACAAGTTTTGCATCTACAAAAAAGAAGTGGATGATAACTACAATGAAGaccagaagaaaagagagcaaaACCAATGTCTAGGACCAGATATAAGGAAGAAGTCAGAAAAGGTCCTCTGTAAATATTTCCACAGTCAAAACCTGCAGAAAGCAGTGACCACAGAAACAATTAAAGGTCTTCAGCCTGGCAAATCTTACCTGCTGGATGTTTATGTCATAGGACATGGGGGGCACTCTGTAAAGTATCAGAGTAAGGTTGTGAAAACTAGAAAGTTCTGTTAG